The following are encoded in a window of Propionispora vibrioides genomic DNA:
- a CDS encoding DUF1614 domain-containing protein codes for MGMPIGMITLLVVAVLVYFGLAQRILDRMRLTDKQALWFILAVIVGSFVDIPLMRAPVALSVNVGGALLPFLLSVWLIAKADETSEKIRAVVSAVLVAFAVSLGSRYLPYEPENMFLDPKLIYGISAGLIAYLAGRSRRSAFAGGVLGIILSDIVHMFTLMGLGVTGTTNIGGAGAFDVVMIAGFVGVMVAELVGETREKLQGGPVLGPNRPEGLYEFSKEIFYNHKKGAGTEKGKPADTAKKEEERGDDHE; via the coding sequence ATGGGAATGCCAATTGGAATGATTACTTTGCTGGTTGTGGCAGTTCTGGTTTATTTCGGTTTGGCGCAGCGGATTCTGGATAGAATGCGCTTAACGGATAAACAGGCGCTGTGGTTTATTCTGGCGGTAATTGTAGGGAGCTTTGTTGATATTCCGCTGATGAGGGCGCCGGTGGCGCTTAGCGTCAATGTCGGTGGTGCATTACTGCCCTTTTTGCTGTCGGTCTGGTTGATTGCTAAAGCTGATGAAACCTCGGAAAAAATACGGGCTGTTGTATCGGCCGTGCTGGTTGCTTTCGCCGTATCACTCGGTTCCCGGTATTTGCCTTATGAGCCGGAAAATATGTTTCTAGACCCCAAGTTAATTTATGGAATTTCCGCTGGTCTGATCGCTTATCTGGCCGGGCGATCCCGCCGGAGTGCTTTTGCCGGCGGGGTATTGGGCATCATTCTAAGCGATATTGTCCATATGTTTACCTTGATGGGGTTGGGTGTCACGGGGACCACCAATATTGGTGGCGCCGGTGCTTTTGATGTGGTGATGATTGCCGGCTTTGTCGGTGTTATGGTGGCCGAACTGGTGGGTGAAACCAGAGAAAAATTGCAGGGCGGTCCTGTCCTGGGTCCTAATCGCCCGGAAGGCTTGTACGAGTTCAGTAAAGAGATTTTCTATAATCATAAAAAAGGCGCCGGAACGGAAAAGGGGAAACCGGCCGATACGGCAAAAAAAGAGGAAGAACGGGGTGACGACCATGAATAA
- the spoIIP gene encoding stage II sporulation protein P, translating to MNKRILLMLGALCLVLFLQGTVYAHSDTTYTIHDEQGETVYITGWKVNVGDQFLTEKNKRYEVVSMEGSQATARFLGEVNITEYLPDQAKQSWFAGILKPSIASAQDNKGKVAIYHTHSDESYVPTDGTDSIYGNGGIYKVGDAFASALQADGMAVVHSDARHDPHDDMAYERSRRTAATLIKQEQPDAIFDVHRDSTPPEVYKANINGEDVTKLQLVVGKYGPTGKQIEDYALQLKANSDQMHPGLIKGIFFAKGGDYNQDLHPRSMLVEVGAHTNDRPSAERGIALFADVLPAVINKAGGGAAQGAQQGSEQQQAGAAGFGSTAAGPSGATKSMGWIIGLLVVGAAAFLFLSTGSMKEAKSKLKQFTSTEFANFLAPRKKRQEKLNEPEEQKEKDE from the coding sequence ATGAATAAGCGAATCCTGCTCATGCTTGGCGCGCTGTGTCTGGTGCTTTTTTTGCAAGGCACTGTCTACGCTCATTCCGATACTACCTATACCATTCATGACGAGCAAGGCGAAACCGTCTATATTACCGGCTGGAAGGTTAATGTGGGTGATCAGTTTCTGACAGAGAAAAATAAACGGTACGAAGTGGTTAGTATGGAAGGAAGTCAGGCTACGGCGCGGTTTTTGGGTGAAGTGAACATTACGGAGTACCTGCCTGACCAAGCCAAGCAGTCCTGGTTTGCCGGCATACTAAAGCCTTCAATTGCCTCTGCGCAGGATAATAAGGGGAAAGTCGCCATTTATCACACCCATTCGGATGAATCCTATGTACCTACCGACGGTACGGACAGCATTTATGGCAATGGCGGCATTTACAAAGTCGGTGATGCTTTTGCCAGTGCCTTGCAGGCAGACGGCATGGCAGTGGTCCATTCGGATGCCAGGCATGATCCTCATGACGACATGGCCTACGAGCGCTCGCGCCGTACGGCGGCTACCCTAATCAAGCAGGAGCAGCCTGATGCTATTTTTGATGTACACCGCGATTCAACGCCACCGGAAGTGTACAAAGCAAACATTAATGGCGAAGATGTAACCAAACTGCAATTGGTGGTAGGTAAATATGGTCCTACCGGCAAACAAATCGAAGACTACGCGCTGCAGCTCAAAGCTAATTCCGACCAAATGCATCCGGGTCTGATCAAAGGGATCTTTTTCGCCAAGGGTGGAGACTACAACCAGGATTTACATCCCCGCTCGATGCTGGTAGAAGTGGGTGCCCATACGAATGACCGCCCTTCGGCTGAACGGGGGATAGCCTTATTTGCCGATGTACTTCCCGCTGTTATCAATAAGGCCGGCGGCGGTGCGGCCCAGGGAGCACAACAGGGCTCGGAACAGCAGCAAGCCGGTGCGGCGGGATTTGGCTCGACGGCAGCCGGTCCTTCCGGTGCCACTAAGTCCATGGGCTGGATTATCGGTCTGCTGGTCGTGGGAGCCGCTGCCTTTCTCTTTCTCAGTACCGGCAGTATGAAAGAGGCAAAATCAAAGTTAAAGCAATTTACCAGTACGGAATTTGCCAATTTTTTGGCTCCCCGCAAAAAGCGCCAAGAGAAGCTCAACGAACCGGAGGAACAGAAAGAGAAAGACGAATAG
- the der gene encoding ribosome biogenesis GTPase Der has protein sequence MSKPIVAIVGRPNVGKSTLFNRIGKKRVSIVEDMPGVTRDRIYMDAEWLGHEFTMIDTGGIELETNDTMLNAIRHQAKLAIDEADVILFIVDGKTGMTNSDEEVANILRNTRKPVLLAVNKVDTIKDNHDIYEFYNLGLGDPIPVSAANILNLGDLLDAVVEQLPKEGEAAEESDEIKVAVIGRPNVGKSSLVNALIGEERVIVSDVAGTTRDAIDTHFVTDGTKFVLIDTAGMRRKSKIEMPVERYSVIRSLRAVDRADVVLMVIDAVEGVTEQDKKIAGYAHEAGKASVIVVNKWDLLEKDSKTSLRFTENIRSELGFMQYSPVLFTSALTKQRVGRLTELIKFVAEQHNMRVSTSILNQIISDATAINPPPAAHGKRLKIYFTTQPDVKPPTFILFVNEPEAMHFSYLRFLENKLRESFGFEGTPLKLVVRGKKEKDE, from the coding sequence ATGAGTAAACCAATTGTAGCCATCGTGGGGCGTCCTAATGTTGGCAAATCCACGTTGTTTAACCGCATCGGCAAAAAGCGTGTATCCATTGTGGAGGATATGCCGGGGGTAACCCGTGACCGCATTTATATGGATGCCGAGTGGCTGGGGCATGAATTTACAATGATTGATACGGGCGGTATTGAGTTGGAGACCAATGACACCATGCTGAATGCCATACGCCATCAGGCAAAACTGGCGATTGACGAAGCTGATGTTATTTTATTTATTGTCGACGGTAAAACCGGAATGACCAACTCGGATGAGGAAGTGGCCAATATTCTCCGTAATACGCGCAAGCCGGTATTACTTGCCGTTAACAAAGTTGACACCATTAAGGATAATCACGACATCTATGAATTTTACAACTTGGGGCTGGGTGATCCCATTCCGGTATCGGCTGCCAATATCCTGAATCTGGGAGATTTACTGGATGCCGTTGTGGAGCAACTGCCGAAAGAAGGCGAAGCGGCGGAAGAGAGTGATGAAATCAAGGTGGCAGTCATTGGCCGGCCAAATGTTGGTAAATCCTCGCTGGTGAACGCCCTGATCGGAGAAGAAAGGGTCATTGTCAGTGATGTGGCCGGCACGACGCGGGATGCGATTGACACCCACTTCGTCACCGACGGCACGAAATTTGTCCTCATTGATACGGCAGGTATGCGCCGTAAGTCAAAGATTGAAATGCCGGTGGAGCGCTATAGCGTTATTCGTTCCTTGCGGGCTGTCGACCGGGCCGATGTGGTGCTGATGGTCATTGACGCCGTGGAGGGAGTTACCGAACAGGACAAAAAAATTGCCGGCTATGCCCATGAAGCCGGTAAAGCCAGTGTTATTGTGGTAAACAAATGGGATTTGTTGGAGAAGGATAGCAAAACCTCGCTGCGGTTTACTGAAAATATCAGAAGTGAACTGGGCTTCATGCAATATTCGCCTGTTTTGTTCACCTCGGCGCTCACCAAGCAGCGGGTGGGACGGTTGACCGAGCTAATCAAATTTGTTGCCGAACAACATAACATGCGGGTCAGCACCAGTATACTTAATCAGATCATCTCTGATGCCACAGCGATCAATCCACCGCCGGCTGCCCATGGCAAACGGCTGAAAATCTATTTTACCACGCAGCCCGATGTCAAACCGCCGACCTTTATTTTGTTTGTTAATGAGCCGGAGGCTATGCATTTTTCCTATTTGCGTTTTCTGGAAAACAAGTTGCGGGAGAGCTTTGGCTTTGAAGGAACTCCGTTGAAATTAGTCGTCCGGGGAAAAAAAGAGAAGGATGAATAA
- the plsY gene encoding glycerol-3-phosphate 1-O-acyltransferase PlsY — MEYTIVLVLSYIIGSIPNGLLIGKLKGVDLREYGSKNIGATNAYRVMGPWPAFWVFLTDALKGVAGVFLGKLLVGSPLSLLAGGIAAMAGHNWSLFLGFKGGRGVATGLGVIAVLVPNVTVIVFFLWSVIVFTTRYVSLASVVAALLVPVSMWVLGENTEYFYFGIVAAAFVVIRHKANIQRLLQGNELKIKAGSHAGPPENKEKKQ; from the coding sequence ATGGAATATACGATAGTACTCGTTTTGAGTTATATTATCGGGTCGATTCCCAATGGGCTGCTGATCGGCAAGCTCAAAGGAGTTGACTTAAGAGAGTACGGCAGCAAAAATATCGGCGCCACCAACGCCTACCGGGTTATGGGACCCTGGCCGGCATTCTGGGTGTTTCTTACCGATGCCTTAAAGGGGGTGGCCGGTGTCTTTCTTGGCAAGCTGCTGGTCGGATCACCGCTGTCCTTACTGGCTGGCGGCATTGCGGCCATGGCCGGGCACAACTGGTCGCTGTTTCTTGGTTTCAAGGGCGGACGCGGGGTGGCTACCGGCTTAGGGGTTATTGCCGTATTGGTGCCCAATGTGACCGTCATTGTGTTTTTCCTGTGGTCGGTCATTGTATTTACCACCAGGTATGTTTCGCTGGCTTCGGTGGTGGCCGCTCTTCTGGTTCCAGTCAGCATGTGGGTGCTGGGCGAAAATACGGAGTATTTCTATTTTGGTATTGTAGCGGCCGCTTTTGTGGTCATCCGTCACAAGGCCAATATCCAGCGGCTGTTGCAGGGCAATGAATTAAAAATTAAAGCAGGCAGCCATGCCGGGCCGCCGGAGAATAAAGAGAAAAAACAATAA
- the spoIVA gene encoding stage IV sporulation protein A, with the protein MEKFDLFRDIAERTGGDIYIGVVGPVRTGKSTFIKRFMENMVLPNITDPYEKERAKDELPQSAGGKTIMTTEPKFIPNEAVEINVNENVSVHVRLVDCVGYTVEGALGYEEDDGPRMVLTPWFENEIPFQEAAEIGTRKVIAEHSTIGLVVTTDGSVTELPRDKYIAAEERVVNELKELEKPFLVILNTNKPTAKETRELVAKLETSYDVPVIPIDCAQLNQDDVYAVLQEVLYEFPVKEVNISLPKWIEELLEDHWLREKFTTAVEEVIQYVKRLRDIDRAIDDLSGYDFIADVILHDMDLGNGIAVIEITARGDLFYQVLEELTGFTISGEHHLLRLMQDLAVAKREYDKMAGALEQVRETGYGIVPPQIEEMILEEPEIIRTGNRFGVRLKASAPSLHIIRTDIQAEISPIIGTEKQSEELIQYLMREFEGEPEKIWRTNLFGKSLNSLVRESIQNKLSGMPESAQVKLRDTLQRVVNEGSGGLICIIF; encoded by the coding sequence ATGGAAAAATTCGACTTGTTCCGCGATATTGCCGAACGTACCGGCGGCGATATCTATATTGGCGTGGTAGGCCCGGTACGTACCGGAAAATCAACTTTTATCAAACGTTTTATGGAAAATATGGTGCTGCCTAATATTACAGATCCTTATGAGAAAGAACGGGCCAAGGATGAACTGCCACAAAGCGCCGGCGGCAAAACCATCATGACCACGGAGCCGAAGTTTATCCCCAACGAAGCGGTTGAAATCAATGTGAATGAAAATGTCAGTGTTCACGTGCGTCTGGTGGATTGTGTGGGCTATACCGTGGAAGGCGCCCTGGGCTACGAAGAGGATGACGGACCACGGATGGTTTTAACTCCCTGGTTTGAAAACGAAATACCCTTTCAGGAAGCGGCTGAAATCGGCACACGGAAAGTCATTGCCGAGCATTCCACCATCGGATTGGTAGTCACCACCGACGGCAGTGTCACTGAGTTACCGCGGGATAAATATATTGCCGCCGAAGAGCGGGTGGTCAATGAACTGAAGGAACTGGAAAAGCCGTTTTTGGTCATTTTAAATACTAATAAACCGACGGCCAAAGAAACACGTGAACTAGTAGCAAAACTGGAAACCAGCTATGATGTTCCGGTCATTCCCATCGACTGCGCCCAGTTGAATCAGGATGATGTGTATGCCGTGCTGCAGGAAGTTTTATACGAATTCCCCGTCAAGGAAGTCAATATATCGCTGCCTAAATGGATTGAGGAGTTGCTGGAAGATCATTGGCTCCGCGAGAAATTTACCACTGCTGTGGAGGAAGTCATTCAATATGTGAAGCGACTCCGGGATATTGACCGGGCGATTGACGATTTGTCGGGCTATGATTTTATCGCGGACGTTATTTTGCACGATATGGATTTGGGCAACGGCATTGCTGTTATCGAAATTACGGCACGGGGGGATCTTTTTTATCAGGTGCTGGAGGAACTTACCGGCTTTACCATTTCGGGGGAACATCATTTGTTGCGCCTGATGCAGGACCTTGCCGTGGCCAAACGGGAGTATGACAAAATGGCCGGCGCACTGGAGCAGGTGCGTGAGACCGGCTATGGTATTGTACCGCCGCAAATTGAAGAAATGATTCTGGAAGAGCCGGAAATCATCCGGACCGGCAACCGGTTTGGTGTGCGCCTCAAAGCTTCGGCTCCTTCGCTGCATATTATTAGGACCGATATTCAAGCCGAGATTTCTCCCATCATCGGTACGGAAAAACAAAGTGAGGAATTGATTCAATACTTAATGCGCGAGTTTGAAGGCGAACCGGAAAAAATCTGGCGCACTAATTTGTTTGGCAAATCGCTTAACTCTCTGGTTAGAGAAAGCATTCAAAACAAACTGTCAGGCATGCCTGAATCGGCACAGGTCAAGCTCAGAGATACGCTGCAGCGGGTCGTGAACGAAGGCAGTGGCGGTTTAATATGCATTATTTTTTAA
- a CDS encoding ACT domain-containing protein, producing the protein MAGQKSGFFLVREEILPEAIKKTIKVKDLLKRGEARTINEAVEKMELSRSAYYKYKDYVFPFYEASREKIVTLALLLEHKQGVLSRVLNTIAGDHGSVLTINQGIPLQGVANATISLETADLSIDLEALLDKLRMVEGVKRLEVLGQE; encoded by the coding sequence GTGGCAGGACAAAAATCGGGCTTTTTCTTAGTCCGCGAAGAGATTTTACCAGAGGCAATAAAAAAGACGATCAAAGTAAAGGATTTGCTCAAACGCGGCGAAGCGCGCACCATAAATGAAGCAGTGGAGAAGATGGAGCTGAGCCGGAGCGCGTACTATAAGTACAAGGATTATGTATTTCCCTTTTATGAAGCCAGCCGGGAAAAGATTGTCACCCTGGCTCTGCTATTGGAGCATAAGCAGGGCGTGTTGTCGCGCGTGCTGAACACGATCGCCGGCGATCATGGCAGTGTGTTGACCATTAATCAGGGCATACCGCTGCAGGGGGTGGCCAATGCCACCATATCGCTGGAAACAGCCGATCTGTCGATTGATTTGGAGGCTTTATTGGACAAATTACGGATGGTTGAGGGTGTGAAGCGATTAGAAGTGCTTGGGCAAGAGTAG
- a CDS encoding homoserine dehydrogenase has product MRKAIHVGLLGLGTVGTGVVKILANNANSIAQKVGADIQIKKIMVRNPDKSRSVAVDELITTRLEDIIDNPDIDIVVEVMGGETPAKDYMLKALQAGKHVVTANKDVMARYGRELFTAAEENKLDLMFEASVGGGIPIIRPLKQCLAGNKISEVMGIVNGTTNYMLTKMTNEGLDFEEVLAEAQAKGYAESDPTADVGGLDAARKIAILASIAFGARVSVDDVSVEGITSLSKADIGYASELGYVIKLLGIAKEDEKGIDVRVHPAFVAKNHPLAAVQDVFNAIFVKGDAVGEAMFYGRGAGEMPTASAVVADIIDVARDIQHGVSSRILCTCFDQKPICPVEKTESQYYVRLLVEDKPGVFAAIAGAFAAELVSLNSVIQKRKVNCCAEVVLITNRVPDANLRSAIGIIKSMSVVNQIRSVIRVETETIG; this is encoded by the coding sequence ATGAGGAAGGCAATTCATGTAGGTCTATTGGGATTAGGTACTGTCGGTACTGGCGTTGTAAAAATTCTTGCTAACAATGCAAATAGTATTGCCCAAAAAGTCGGTGCGGATATTCAGATAAAAAAAATCATGGTCCGTAATCCGGACAAATCCCGCAGCGTTGCTGTGGATGAGCTGATTACCACTAGGCTAGAGGATATTATCGATAACCCCGACATTGATATTGTGGTGGAAGTGATGGGCGGCGAGACGCCAGCCAAAGATTATATGCTGAAAGCGCTGCAAGCCGGTAAGCATGTGGTGACCGCCAATAAGGATGTCATGGCCCGCTATGGCCGTGAACTGTTTACCGCCGCAGAAGAGAATAAGCTGGATTTAATGTTTGAAGCCAGTGTGGGCGGTGGTATTCCGATTATTCGCCCGTTGAAGCAATGCCTGGCCGGCAATAAAATCAGTGAAGTAATGGGAATTGTCAACGGGACAACCAACTATATGCTGACTAAAATGACCAACGAGGGGCTGGACTTTGAAGAAGTTCTGGCCGAGGCCCAGGCCAAAGGCTATGCCGAGTCCGATCCGACAGCTGATGTGGGAGGTCTTGACGCAGCCCGGAAAATTGCCATTTTAGCATCCATTGCCTTCGGTGCTAGAGTTTCCGTGGATGATGTCTCGGTGGAGGGGATTACATCCCTATCCAAGGCCGACATCGGCTATGCCAGTGAATTGGGTTATGTTATTAAGCTGTTGGGGATTGCCAAAGAGGACGAAAAAGGAATTGATGTGCGGGTGCATCCGGCTTTTGTTGCGAAAAATCATCCACTGGCCGCCGTGCAGGATGTGTTTAACGCCATCTTTGTTAAGGGTGATGCGGTAGGCGAGGCGATGTTTTATGGACGTGGTGCCGGCGAAATGCCGACCGCCAGCGCGGTGGTAGCCGATATTATCGATGTGGCCCGAGATATCCAGCACGGTGTCAGTAGCCGAATTCTCTGCACTTGCTTTGATCAGAAGCCGATCTGCCCGGTGGAAAAGACGGAATCTCAATATTATGTCAGACTGCTGGTTGAAGATAAACCGGGGGTATTCGCGGCCATTGCCGGCGCGTTTGCCGCTGAATTGGTCAGCTTAAACTCGGTTATTCAAAAACGTAAAGTCAATTGCTGCGCAGAAGTCGTATTGATTACCAACCGGGTGCCCGACGCCAATTTGCGATCTGCCATAGGTATTATCAAAAGCATGTCGGTGGTCAATCAAATTCGCAGTGTCATCCGGGTAGAAACTGAAACCATCGGATGA
- the thrB gene encoding homoserine kinase, whose product MLKTVKVRVPGTTANCGPGFDSVGIACTIYNSLELSVSEASGLTIEVSGEGAGAIPHSEKNIVWQAARAVFTKVGFVYGGIRIRMDNAIPLARGLGSSAAAIVGGLVAANSISGNQLTRQQLFELATEMEGHPDNVAPALFGGITLSTVAAGSEGASQAHHLRFLPPAPLSMIVAVPDFTLSTRASRQVLPQTVSLQDAVFNVGRTAILIGALCKGEFQHLQYALEDKLHQPYRQKLVPGMPEVFQAALANGALGAAISGAGPCLIAFAVSRETAIGDAMVAAFGRHQIKAGYHVLSIDPDGAKIIN is encoded by the coding sequence ATGCTAAAAACTGTCAAAGTGCGTGTTCCCGGTACAACGGCCAATTGCGGACCGGGCTTTGATTCGGTCGGAATTGCCTGTACCATTTATAATAGTTTGGAGCTTTCTGTCAGTGAAGCGAGCGGTTTAACCATCGAAGTGTCCGGTGAAGGTGCAGGCGCGATACCGCACAGCGAAAAGAATATCGTTTGGCAGGCGGCTAGAGCCGTATTTACCAAAGTAGGCTTTGTCTATGGCGGGATCAGAATTCGAATGGATAATGCGATCCCCCTGGCTCGGGGCTTGGGCAGCAGTGCCGCGGCCATTGTCGGCGGCCTGGTGGCTGCCAACTCCATCAGTGGCAATCAGTTGACCAGACAGCAACTGTTTGAGCTGGCGACGGAAATGGAAGGGCATCCGGATAATGTGGCGCCGGCTTTATTCGGCGGCATTACCTTAAGCACGGTGGCCGCTGGCAGTGAAGGCGCCTCACAGGCCCATCACCTGCGTTTTTTACCGCCGGCACCGCTATCGATGATCGTGGCTGTCCCGGACTTTACCCTTTCCACCAGAGCGTCCCGTCAGGTGTTGCCGCAAACGGTTTCCCTGCAGGATGCGGTATTTAACGTCGGTCGGACGGCCATCCTGATAGGAGCTTTATGTAAAGGCGAGTTTCAACATTTGCAATATGCGCTGGAAGACAAACTGCATCAGCCTTATCGCCAGAAGCTGGTTCCGGGCATGCCGGAGGTCTTTCAGGCGGCCCTGGCTAACGGAGCGCTAGGTGCGGCTATCAGCGGCGCCGGCCCTTGCCTAATTGCCTTTGCCGTCAGCAGGGAAACAGCGATTGGTGATGCCATGGTGGCGGCTTTTGGGCGCCATCAGATAAAAGCCGGTTATCATGTACTGTCAATTGATCCGGACGGAGCAAAAATAATTAATTAA
- a CDS encoding YczE/YyaS/YitT family protein has product MSITKRYELFICGLFFVSLGISCIIKSMLGTAPISSAPYILSLRYPVSLGAFTFIINMVFLLGQIIILRRQFPYIQLLQIPMTGLFGCFIDFTMFLLSNVAPAMYLGQMITLLLGICSMAFGIALEIIGNVVILPGEGIVKTIATHWNFEFGYTKTCFDTSIVLLAGLLSWLYFGELRGIREGTLLSALLTGFVVRFFLNHVSYANQNDGRLGENGQ; this is encoded by the coding sequence ATGTCGATAACCAAGCGGTATGAATTGTTCATTTGCGGTCTGTTCTTTGTGTCTTTGGGCATTTCCTGTATTATTAAAAGCATGCTTGGCACCGCGCCCATTTCCAGCGCTCCTTATATTTTAAGTTTGCGCTATCCTGTTTCGCTGGGGGCATTTACCTTTATCATTAATATGGTGTTTTTGCTTGGGCAAATAATCATTTTGCGTCGCCAATTTCCCTATATTCAACTGCTGCAAATTCCCATGACCGGCCTGTTTGGCTGTTTTATTGATTTTACGATGTTCCTGCTTAGCAATGTGGCTCCGGCCATGTACCTTGGGCAAATGATTACTTTATTGCTGGGAATTTGTAGTATGGCATTCGGTATCGCTTTGGAGATTATCGGTAATGTTGTTATTTTGCCAGGTGAGGGAATTGTTAAGACTATTGCTACACATTGGAATTTTGAATTTGGCTACACCAAGACCTGTTTTGACACCAGTATCGTTCTTTTGGCCGGTTTATTATCCTGGCTTTACTTTGGTGAGCTGCGGGGCATTCGTGAGGGTACGCTGCTTTCAGCGCTGCTTACCGGTTTTGTTGTAAGATTTTTTTTAAACCATGTAAGCTACGCAAATCAAAATGATGGTAGGTTAGGGGAAAATGGTCAATAA
- a CDS encoding APC family permease: MMRLLRRLLIGKPLHNQEMAHEKLSKLKALAIFSSDALSSVAYGPEQIMIILAASQVMAYGYLGPVALAILVLLFIVTISYVQVGKANPGGGGSYSVAIHNLGEFPALTAAAALFADYTLTVAVSVSAGTAALMSAFPELLPYEVPIDLVILFGILMLINLRGIRESSTTFVFPTYCFVFGIFALLLTGFYQALTQQAPVIPVESLSKQWDWTMSFLILRAFANGCSSMTGVEAISNGVPMFKAPAPRNATITTMWMSGILGFMFIGISFLIMHFHILPQDGVTALSQVAEDIFGRNWLYYYIQFTTMGVLYLAANTSFNGLPPLLSILARDGYMPRYLGARGERLNFSNGIILLSVVAGILIVAFNGNTEHLISLYAIGVFISFTIAQTGMVVHWKREGGHYWLPRAGINAIGAVVTGIVVLIIGITKFFYGAWIVLIFIPLMITMFKKIRKHYDDMADQLHLPMEELNPAIAAKIFPGKNIVIVPIASPTSVVAHTLKYAKSISEEVIALHIATDEETGQKIQEKWHNWNPGVQLITLYSPYRLVIQPLIDYVSELAEKKGPNDYITVLIPEFETRKWWHRLLHNQTGWILRTLLILKENVIVTTIPFHLTK, from the coding sequence ATGATGCGATTGCTCAGGCGTCTGCTGATCGGCAAGCCGCTGCACAATCAAGAAATGGCCCATGAAAAGCTTTCCAAGCTGAAAGCTTTAGCTATTTTTTCTTCAGACGCGCTTTCCTCAGTGGCCTACGGTCCGGAACAGATCATGATCATTCTGGCCGCATCTCAAGTCATGGCCTACGGTTATCTGGGGCCTGTCGCTCTGGCCATTTTGGTGCTGCTGTTTATTGTAACTATTTCTTATGTCCAGGTCGGCAAAGCCAACCCCGGTGGCGGCGGCTCCTATTCGGTAGCTATCCACAATCTGGGCGAATTCCCCGCTCTGACTGCTGCCGCTGCACTGTTTGCCGATTACACCCTTACCGTGGCCGTAAGCGTTTCCGCCGGCACCGCAGCGCTGATGTCAGCGTTTCCCGAGCTGCTGCCTTACGAAGTCCCCATCGATCTCGTCATTCTATTTGGTATTTTAATGCTTATTAATTTACGCGGTATCCGTGAGTCTTCCACAACCTTTGTCTTTCCGACTTACTGCTTCGTCTTCGGCATATTTGCCCTGTTGCTTACAGGCTTTTATCAGGCCCTGACCCAGCAGGCGCCGGTCATACCGGTCGAATCCTTATCCAAACAGTGGGATTGGACCATGTCCTTTTTAATCCTGCGGGCCTTTGCCAACGGCTGCAGCTCCATGACCGGGGTAGAAGCCATTTCCAACGGGGTTCCCATGTTCAAAGCCCCTGCGCCCCGCAACGCTACCATCACTACGATGTGGATGTCGGGCATTTTGGGCTTTATGTTCATTGGCATTTCCTTTTTGATCATGCATTTTCACATTTTACCCCAGGACGGCGTAACGGCGCTCTCCCAAGTTGCCGAAGATATCTTCGGGCGCAACTGGCTTTATTATTACATTCAATTCACCACGATGGGCGTACTGTATCTGGCTGCTAACACTTCGTTTAACGGCCTGCCGCCGCTGCTTTCCATCCTTGCCCGCGACGGCTATATGCCCCGTTATCTGGGAGCAAGAGGTGAACGGCTAAACTTTTCCAACGGCATCATCCTGCTCAGTGTTGTGGCCGGCATTCTGATTGTTGCCTTTAACGGCAATACGGAGCATTTGATTTCGTTATATGCCATCGGAGTATTTATTTCCTTCACCATCGCCCAAACCGGCATGGTGGTCCACTGGAAACGGGAAGGCGGCCATTATTGGCTGCCCCGGGCCGGCATTAACGCGATCGGCGCAGTTGTGACCGGCATTGTTGTTTTAATTATCGGTATAACCAAGTTCTTTTACGGCGCCTGGATTGTCCTGATCTTTATTCCATTAATGATCACCATGTTTAAAAAAATCCGCAAGCATTATGATGACATGGCCGATCAGCTTCATCTGCCGATGGAAGAACTAAATCCCGCCATAGCGGCCAAGATATTCCCGGGGAAAAATATTGTTATTGTGCCAATTGCCAGTCCGACCAGCGTAGTGGCCCATACCTTAAAATATGCCAAATCTATCAGTGAAGAGGTGATTGCTCTTCATATTGCCACCGACGAAGAAACAGGACAAAAGATTCAGGAAAAATGGCATAACTGGAATCCCGGGGTACAACTGATAACGTTATATTCTCCCTATCGCTTAGTCATCCAGCCGTTAATCGACTACGTGAGCGAACTGGCGGAGAAAAAGGGTCCCAACGATTATATCACTGTGCTCATACCGGAATTTGAAACCCGTAAATGGTGGCACCGCCTCCTCCACAATCAGACAGGCTGGATTTTACGGACCTTGCTCATCTTAAAGGAAAACGTCATCGTAACCACCATCCCGTTCCATTTGACAAAATAA